In the genome of Chryseobacterium sp. 52, the window CGAAAAGAGGGAGTATGGTAGGTTATGTAGGAGGCATTAATTTCGAAAGACAGGGAATGCTGGCAGGAGGTATCGGGAATCTCTTAAAGAAAGCGATCAGTGGTGAAGGGGCAAAGCTGATGAAAGCTGAAGGAAGCGGTAAATTATATGTGGCAGATTCCGGCAAAAAAGTACGTATCCTTTACTTAAATAATGAATCGGTTTGTGTAAACGGAAATGATGTTCTAGCCCACGAACAGAGTGTAAAAAGCGATATTACCATGCTTAAAAGTGTTGCAGGTATGATGGCTGGCGGTCTTTTTCAGGTAAAGCTTTCCGGAACCGGACATATTGCAATCACAACGCACGGTGAACCATTGACTTTAATGGTGACTCCGGACAGTCCTGTTTTTACAGATCCTAATGCTACTGTGGCGTGGTCCGGCAACCTGAGTCCTGATCTGAAAACAAATGTTTCTTTTAAAAGCCTTATCGGCAGAGGAAGTGGCGAAGAGTTCCAGATGAAATTTTCAGGAACCGGATGGGTACTGATTCAACCTTATGAAGAAGTATATTTCACAGAAAAATAATATATTAAAAATTGATAATTCTAAAACAGCTGCTCTTCATAAAGCAGCTGTTTTTTTGTATATTTTACTTTCTTTTAATGGAAAAATCAATATCAGATTTCAACATTTCTAAAGCTAAAGAAAGGCTTAAAATATGGATCAATGAAGCATCTGCTCTCCTCTCCACCCCTCGAGTCTCACAACTTTTTAATATATTTAAGAAAAAATTCTGATGGACAACACCTCTTCACGCAGAAACTTTATAAAGACTGCAGCCATGGCAAGCTTTGGCGCATTGGTTTTACCCAATTCCTTATTTGCTTATTCCAATGATTTTAAATCACATAAAAAAGTCCGTGTTGGTTTTATCGGCGTAGGACTCCGCGGACAGGAACATGTAAAGCTGCTGGCGAAGCGTGATGATGTGGAAATTGTCGCTTTTGCAGATCCGGACAAAAGAATGCTTACTGCTTCTCAAAAAATATTGAAGGATAATAATAAATCTGCTGCTCAGGAGTTTTCAAACGGTGAATATGATTACCGGAATCTTTTACAATTAAAGACCATAGATGCAGTAGTGATTGCCACCCCATGGGAATGGCATCTTTCACAGGGAACGGAGGCTATGAGGGCAAAAAAGATAGTAGGCATGGAGGTTTCCGGAGCTATCAAATTGCAGGACTGCTGGGAATTCGTCAAGGTATATGAGGAAACAAAGGTTCCTATTTTCATGATGGAAAATGTATGTTACCGCAGAGATATTATGTCTGTTCTTAATATGGTCCGTAAGGGAATGTTCGGAGAACTGGTTCACGGAAGAGGCGGTTATCAGCATGATTTAAGAGGGGTTCTTTTCAATGATGGGGTAACTCCTTATAATTCGGGTGCCGAATTTGGAGAAAAGGGGTTCAGCGAGGCTCATTGGAGGACAGAACATTATGTAAAACGCAATGGCGAGCTTTATCCTACTCATGGATTGGGACCTGTAGCAGTTATGATGGATATCAACCGTGGAAACCGCCTGACCCGACTTTCATCATTCTCTTCAAAGTCTGTAGGACTGCATAAATATATCGTGGAACATCCTAAAGGTGGGGAAAGCCATCCTAATGCAAAGGTAAAATTCAATCAGGGAGATATTGTCACCACACAGATTGCCTGTGCCAATGGTGAAACGATACTTTTAACCCATGACACGAGCTTACAGAGACCTTATGATCTTGGATTCAGGGTACAGGGAACGGAAGGATTATGGCAGGATTTCGGATGGGGAGATTTCAACCAGGGTCATATTTATTTTGAAAAAACAATGAATCACAGCCATCGTTGGGAAAATACAGAAAAATGGATGAAAGAGTTTGACCATCCTATCTGGAAAAAATTTGAAAACACCGCTGCCGGTGCAGGACATGGCGGAATGGACTTCTTCGTGATGAATACTTTTATCGAGTGTATCAAGCGAAATATAGAATTCCCGATGGATGTGTATGATCTTGCTTTATGGTATTCTATCACACCGCTCAGCGAGGAATCTATTGCCAAAGGAGGTCAGGTTGTCGATATTCCTGATTTCACCAACGGAAAATGGAAAACGCGTAAACCTGTATTTGGAATGACCGATGAATTCTAAAAAAACACTGCTTATATTGGCAGGTGGCCTGGGAAGCCGTTACAAAGGACTGAAACAGATAGACGGAATTATGGATAATGGTTCACCGATTCTGGAATATTCAATCTATGATGCATTGAAAGCTGGTTTTAGTAAAATTGTCATTATTGTGAACAGGTTGATCCCGAAAAGCTATATTGAAAGATTAAATACTATATCTGAAGATAAAAACTTTGAGCTTCATTGGGTATATCAGGAAAAAGACAGTTTTCTGCCATCGGATTTTGACTTATCACAGCGGCTGAAACCCTGGGGAACCGGTCATGCTGTGCTTTGTGCAAAAAATGTGGTGCAGGAACCTTTTGTCATGATCAATGCTGATGATTTTTATGGAAAGGAAGTCTATCAACTGGCAGCAGAAGAAATTGATGTTCACATTTCAGAATCCCAATTCGGAATGGCAGCCTACCCAGTAGCATCTACTTTGAGTGGAAACGGAAATGTGGCAAGAGGAATATGCACACTGGACCATGAAGATTATCTGGTAAAGATAGAAGAACAGACTTCTGTACGAAAGGAAGGAAATTCAATCCTTTATACGGACAACGGAAAGGATATAGAAATAAGTCCTGATACATTGGTATCGATGAACTTCTTTATTTTTCATCCTGATATTTTTACTATGCTGGACCTTTATTTCAATGATTTTATAGCATCAAATCCAGCACTGTCGCAAGAATTTTATATTCCTTCGGCTGTACAGAGCATGATGGATGAGAAAAAAGCCAAAGTATTGGTAAAAGCTTCTCCTTCGCAATGGATGGGCGTTACCTATGCCGATGACAAAAATACTATTAAAGATTTTCTGACTTCAGAGATCAAAAAAAACAGATATCCCGAAGATCTATGGAATTAAAACACATCGTGACCGAATTTACCGGAACTGAAAACTTCAGTATCACTCCTATTACCAACGGACTGATCAATGCTACTTATTTAGTGGAAGATTATGATTCTCAGGAAAAATTTATCCTTCAAAAAATGAACAGCCAGGTTTTTCAGTTTCCGGAGATCATCAGCCGTAATCATCTACTCATCAACGGGATGCTGACAGAAGGAAACTATCCGCTGCAGCTGGTGGAACCAAAAGAAGCTCTATCGGGCAGTTTCATTGTAAAAGATGAAACCGGAGAATCGTGGAGAATGCTCGGTTTTATAGAGGGGACCAGAACATTCTTTAAAATTCCCGATCTAAAAACGGCGTATGAATCTGCAAAAGCTGTCGGATGTTTTTTAAGTACTGTCAATCCTGAGAACCTTCCGGATATTCAGACTCCCATTCCTGATTTTATTAATTTTGAGAAAAGGATTCTGGATTATCAAATTTCTTTACAATATGCGAACGAAGATTTACTAAAGAATGCTGAGGCAGAAATCGAAACGATGAACGAGCTGCTTTTC includes:
- a CDS encoding phosphotransferase enzyme family protein — translated: MELKHIVTEFTGTENFSITPITNGLINATYLVEDYDSQEKFILQKMNSQVFQFPEIISRNHLLINGMLTEGNYPLQLVEPKEALSGSFIVKDETGESWRMLGFIEGTRTFFKIPDLKTAYESAKAVGCFLSTVNPENLPDIQTPIPDFINFEKRILDYQISLQYANEDLLKNAEAEIETMNELLFLPQKWIEMEKEDLLPKRIIHGDPNIRNILFDERSRPVAVIDLDTVTVSTILYDFGDMARSYTNTLDEDNGDAENNFNPHIYRTVKDGFLLSLKGKLTFEELENLDYAAQTVIYIQAVRFLTDYLNGSVYYSTKYAEHNLDRTKNQLQLLKGLRNYLRVD
- a CDS encoding Gfo/Idh/MocA family protein; amino-acid sequence: MDNTSSRRNFIKTAAMASFGALVLPNSLFAYSNDFKSHKKVRVGFIGVGLRGQEHVKLLAKRDDVEIVAFADPDKRMLTASQKILKDNNKSAAQEFSNGEYDYRNLLQLKTIDAVVIATPWEWHLSQGTEAMRAKKIVGMEVSGAIKLQDCWEFVKVYEETKVPIFMMENVCYRRDIMSVLNMVRKGMFGELVHGRGGYQHDLRGVLFNDGVTPYNSGAEFGEKGFSEAHWRTEHYVKRNGELYPTHGLGPVAVMMDINRGNRLTRLSSFSSKSVGLHKYIVEHPKGGESHPNAKVKFNQGDIVTTQIACANGETILLTHDTSLQRPYDLGFRVQGTEGLWQDFGWGDFNQGHIYFEKTMNHSHRWENTEKWMKEFDHPIWKKFENTAAGAGHGGMDFFVMNTFIECIKRNIEFPMDVYDLALWYSITPLSEESIAKGGQVVDIPDFTNGKWKTRKPVFGMTDEF
- a CDS encoding AIM24 family protein, translated to MSKYSLEAFVNETKENPQQRDYFELETPHLLEINLNNQAVWTKRGSMVGYVGGINFERQGMLAGGIGNLLKKAISGEGAKLMKAEGSGKLYVADSGKKVRILYLNNESVCVNGNDVLAHEQSVKSDITMLKSVAGMMAGGLFQVKLSGTGHIAITTHGEPLTLMVTPDSPVFTDPNATVAWSGNLSPDLKTNVSFKSLIGRGSGEEFQMKFSGTGWVLIQPYEEVYFTEK
- a CDS encoding sugar phosphate nucleotidyltransferase, which encodes MNSKKTLLILAGGLGSRYKGLKQIDGIMDNGSPILEYSIYDALKAGFSKIVIIVNRLIPKSYIERLNTISEDKNFELHWVYQEKDSFLPSDFDLSQRLKPWGTGHAVLCAKNVVQEPFVMINADDFYGKEVYQLAAEEIDVHISESQFGMAAYPVASTLSGNGNVARGICTLDHEDYLVKIEEQTSVRKEGNSILYTDNGKDIEISPDTLVSMNFFIFHPDIFTMLDLYFNDFIASNPALSQEFYIPSAVQSMMDEKKAKVLVKASPSQWMGVTYADDKNTIKDFLTSEIKKNRYPEDLWN